A section of the Chryseobacterium scophthalmum genome encodes:
- the metF gene encoding methylenetetrahydrofolate reductase [NAD(P)H] codes for MKITDHIKNANGKTLFSLEVVPPQKGIGIEDLYKNIDPLMEFKPPFIDVTTSREEYIYIDKGNGLMERRITRMRPGTLGICSAIQHKYGVDTVPHLLCGGFTKEETEYLLVDCMYLGIDNIMALRGDAMKGHQYFEPTLGGHASAMDLVNQINNLGRGKYLHDDEQICDEHNKFCIGVAGYPEKHMEAPSMNYDLKWLKQKVDAGADYIVTQMFFDNKKYIEFVKKAREMGITVPIIPGIKPIATKKHLKLLPQVFKIDLPEDLINAVENAKNNEAVKQIGIEWAIAQCKELLDFGVPVLHFYSMGKSDNIKKVAGELF; via the coding sequence ATGAAAATCACAGACCATATAAAAAACGCCAACGGCAAAACTTTATTCTCTCTCGAAGTAGTTCCGCCTCAAAAGGGAATCGGAATTGAAGATTTATATAAAAATATTGACCCTTTGATGGAGTTTAAACCTCCATTTATTGATGTGACGACTTCCAGAGAAGAATATATTTATATCGACAAAGGAAATGGCTTGATGGAACGTAGAATTACCAGAATGCGTCCCGGAACTTTGGGGATTTGTTCAGCAATTCAGCATAAATATGGAGTTGATACTGTGCCACACTTACTTTGTGGTGGTTTCACTAAAGAAGAAACAGAATATCTTTTGGTAGATTGTATGTACCTCGGAATTGATAATATTATGGCTCTTCGTGGCGACGCGATGAAAGGTCATCAGTATTTTGAACCAACTTTAGGAGGCCATGCAAGTGCGATGGATTTAGTTAATCAGATCAATAATTTAGGTCGCGGAAAATATCTTCATGATGATGAGCAAATTTGTGACGAACACAACAAATTCTGCATAGGAGTTGCTGGTTATCCTGAAAAACATATGGAAGCTCCTTCAATGAATTATGATTTGAAATGGCTGAAACAAAAAGTAGATGCAGGAGCAGATTATATCGTAACTCAAATGTTTTTTGATAATAAAAAATATATAGAATTTGTGAAAAAAGCTCGTGAAATGGGCATCACAGTTCCAATTATTCCGGGAATAAAACCGATTGCAACAAAAAAACATTTAAAATTATTGCCACAGGTTTTCAAAATAGATTTACCTGAAGATTTGATCAATGCTGTTGAAAATGCAAAAAACAATGAAGCCGTAAAACAAATCGGTATTGAATGGGCAATTGCACAATGTAAAGAATTATTAGATTTTGGCGTCCCTGTTCTGCATTTTTACTCGATGGGGAAAAGCGATAACATTAAAAAAGTAGCAGGAGAGTTGTTTTAA
- the metH gene encoding methionine synthase: MKYLRLSGLEPLIITPESNFINVGERTNVAGSKKFLRLIKEEKFSEALDIARDQVDGGAQILDVNFDDGLIDGKASMIKFLNLIGSEPDISKIPIMVDSSKWEILEAGLQVVQGKCVVNSISLKEGKEEFVKHAKAIKRYGAAVIVMAFDEVGQADNYERRLEITKRSYDILVNEVKFPAEDIIFDLNIFPVATGMEEHRRNAIDFIEATRWVRQNLPYASVSGGVSNVSFSFRGNDTVREAMHSVFLYHAIQAGMNIGIVNPAMLEVYDEINKELLELVEDVILDKRDDATERLLDYSERNKSIKKEKVEELEWRTHPLQERITHSLVKGIDRFIEEDVEEARLQSERPLHVIEINLMTGMGVVGDLFGSGKMFLPQVVKSARVMKKAVAYLQPFIEAEKDHAQKANGKILMATVKGDVHDIGKNIVSVVLGCNNYEIVDLGVMVPAEKIIQAAIDHQVDVIGLSGLITPSLDEMVYIASELERQNLNFPLLIGGATTSKAHTAVKIDLKYKNAVVHVNDASRAVNVVSSLLGDRNKEYVDDLKSDYSDFREKFLNRQVDKEYVSLEQARADKFKIDWENEEIFTPNQLGIQVFENQDLAELIPFIDWSPFFRSWDLHGKYPNILEDEVVGEQAKELFADGQKILKKIVDEKLLTAKAIFGIFKANSNETDDILIYDENNKEQVKFLTLRQQVQKSKGKDYLALSDFIAPKSTGKTDYMGAFCVTTGFGTDELSDQYEKDNDDYNAIMVKAIADRFAEAYAEFLHKKVRTEYWGYANQENLSNEDLIAEKYKGIRPAPGYPACPDHLEKHAIWDLLKVKENIGVYLTESLAMFPTAAVSGYYFGSPHAKYFGLGKITEEQVKEYSERKGISLREAKKWLSPSLADGI, translated from the coding sequence ATGAAATATTTAAGATTATCAGGGCTTGAACCTCTGATTATTACTCCGGAATCTAATTTCATCAACGTTGGTGAAAGAACGAATGTTGCCGGATCTAAAAAGTTTTTAAGATTAATAAAAGAAGAAAAATTCTCTGAAGCTTTAGATATTGCCAGAGATCAGGTTGATGGCGGAGCTCAGATTCTTGATGTTAATTTTGATGACGGTTTGATTGATGGAAAAGCTTCCATGATTAAATTTCTGAATTTAATTGGTTCTGAACCAGATATTTCCAAAATTCCAATCATGGTCGATTCTTCCAAATGGGAAATTTTGGAAGCGGGTCTTCAGGTTGTACAAGGAAAATGTGTAGTAAATTCCATTAGTTTAAAAGAAGGAAAAGAAGAGTTTGTAAAACACGCCAAAGCAATCAAAAGATATGGAGCTGCCGTTATTGTGATGGCTTTTGATGAGGTTGGTCAAGCTGACAATTATGAAAGAAGACTTGAGATCACCAAAAGATCGTATGATATTTTAGTTAATGAGGTTAAGTTTCCTGCAGAAGATATTATTTTCGATTTAAATATATTTCCGGTGGCAACTGGGATGGAAGAACACCGCAGAAACGCAATCGATTTCATCGAAGCAACACGTTGGGTTCGCCAAAATCTTCCTTATGCTTCGGTAAGTGGAGGGGTCTCAAATGTTTCGTTCTCTTTTAGAGGAAATGACACGGTACGTGAAGCAATGCACTCAGTTTTCCTTTATCACGCCATTCAGGCTGGGATGAATATCGGAATTGTAAACCCGGCAATGCTTGAGGTTTATGATGAGATCAATAAAGAACTTTTAGAACTCGTGGAAGATGTCATTCTCGATAAAAGAGATGATGCTACAGAGCGTCTTTTAGATTATTCTGAACGAAATAAGTCGATTAAAAAAGAAAAAGTTGAAGAATTAGAATGGCGTACTCATCCTTTACAGGAGAGAATTACGCATTCTTTGGTGAAAGGAATTGACCGTTTTATTGAAGAAGATGTAGAAGAAGCGAGGTTGCAATCTGAGCGTCCTCTTCATGTAATTGAAATTAATCTGATGACCGGAATGGGCGTCGTTGGAGATTTGTTCGGAAGCGGAAAAATGTTCCTTCCACAGGTTGTAAAGTCTGCCCGTGTAATGAAAAAAGCAGTGGCTTATTTGCAGCCATTCATCGAAGCTGAAAAAGATCATGCACAGAAAGCAAACGGGAAAATTTTAATGGCAACCGTAAAAGGCGATGTTCACGATATTGGAAAAAATATTGTGAGCGTAGTTTTGGGATGTAACAATTACGAAATTGTCGATTTAGGGGTGATGGTTCCTGCTGAGAAAATTATTCAGGCAGCGATTGATCATCAGGTTGATGTTATTGGTTTAAGTGGATTGATCACGCCAAGTTTAGATGAAATGGTGTACATCGCATCAGAACTAGAACGTCAGAATCTTAATTTTCCTTTATTAATAGGTGGTGCAACGACTTCAAAAGCACATACTGCAGTTAAGATCGATCTAAAATATAAAAATGCGGTCGTTCATGTGAATGATGCTTCCAGAGCTGTAAATGTTGTAAGTTCTCTCTTGGGAGACCGAAATAAAGAATATGTAGACGATCTTAAAAGTGATTACTCAGATTTTCGTGAAAAGTTTTTGAACAGACAGGTTGATAAAGAGTACGTTTCTCTGGAACAAGCAAGAGCTGATAAATTTAAAATTGATTGGGAAAATGAAGAAATATTCACTCCTAATCAACTAGGAATTCAGGTTTTTGAAAATCAGGATTTAGCAGAATTGATTCCGTTCATCGATTGGTCTCCATTTTTTAGAAGTTGGGATTTGCATGGAAAATATCCGAATATTCTTGAAGATGAGGTGGTAGGTGAGCAAGCCAAAGAGTTATTTGCTGACGGACAGAAAATTCTAAAGAAAATTGTTGATGAGAAGTTATTAACAGCAAAAGCAATCTTCGGAATTTTTAAAGCTAATTCAAACGAAACTGATGATATTTTGATTTATGATGAAAATAATAAAGAACAAGTTAAATTTTTAACCTTGAGACAGCAGGTTCAAAAGTCAAAAGGAAAAGATTATCTGGCATTAAGTGATTTTATTGCGCCAAAAAGTACCGGAAAAACCGATTATATGGGAGCTTTTTGTGTAACAACAGGTTTCGGAACTGATGAATTATCAGATCAATATGAAAAAGATAATGACGACTACAATGCCATTATGGTAAAAGCCATCGCCGACCGTTTTGCAGAAGCTTACGCTGAATTTTTACATAAAAAAGTTCGTACCGAATATTGGGGATATGCCAATCAGGAAAACTTGAGCAACGAAGATTTAATTGCAGAAAAATATAAAGGAATTCGTCCTGCGCCTGGTTATCCCGCATGTCCTGATCACTTAGAAAAACATGCGATTTGGGATCTTTTGAAAGTGAAAGAAAACATTGGAGTTTACCTTACCGAAAGTTTAGCTATGTTTCCTACGGCGGCTGTTTCAGGATATTATTTTGGAAGTCCGCACGCCAAATATTTTGGTTTAGGAAAAATCACAGAAGAACAAGTGAAAGAGTATTCAGAAAGAAAAGGAATTTCTTTGAGAGAGGCTAAGAAATGGCTTTCTCCAAGTTTAGCTGATGGAATTTAA
- a CDS encoding fatty acid desaturase family protein — protein sequence MEKPIYLKNPDDAKLFNELRKRVNQRVEKLPQNRDVYIKIKAIILPLIYFGLYLFALLNADQSWVYISSFVLMGISLVLIYLNLIHEAAHNNIFKSKKLNGLVLQIFDFVGANSYIWKKRHIAAHHAYPNVDGWDTDIEQSGLLLIVPWIKAKGIQRYQHLFFFLVYPLYLFNWMFIRDFRDFFDNERVILKTQGRIPVSEKIKMISFKLFYFFYQIAVPVLFFKVSMGLALGAWFLQVIAASIFALFVLLPLHPLPDNAFPKLDEKNGLPFSWLRHQLEVTNDLKENNWFVRNMLGNFNFHVAHHLFPNYSYMYYNEITEEIEQFAREYNLGYKRFPIFTALGKHVDLLKQNANNAYFILEE from the coding sequence ATGGAAAAGCCAATTTATCTCAAAAATCCGGACGACGCCAAACTGTTTAATGAATTAAGAAAAAGAGTGAACCAGCGAGTAGAAAAACTTCCCCAAAACAGAGATGTTTACATTAAGATCAAAGCGATTATTTTGCCTTTGATCTATTTTGGCTTGTATCTATTTGCTCTTTTAAATGCAGATCAGTCGTGGGTTTATATTTCGAGTTTTGTGTTGATGGGAATTTCATTGGTTTTAATTTACTTGAATTTAATTCACGAAGCGGCTCACAATAATATTTTTAAAAGCAAAAAACTGAACGGTCTAGTTTTGCAAATTTTTGATTTTGTAGGAGCCAATTCATACATCTGGAAAAAAAGACACATCGCTGCTCATCACGCTTACCCAAATGTTGATGGTTGGGATACCGACATTGAGCAAAGCGGACTTTTATTAATCGTTCCATGGATCAAGGCAAAAGGAATTCAGAGATATCAACATTTATTTTTCTTTCTGGTCTATCCACTTTATTTATTTAATTGGATGTTTATCAGAGATTTTAGAGATTTTTTTGATAATGAAAGGGTGATTCTGAAAACTCAGGGAAGAATTCCGGTTTCAGAAAAAATTAAAATGATAAGTTTCAAACTGTTTTACTTTTTCTATCAGATTGCCGTGCCTGTTTTATTTTTTAAAGTTTCCATGGGATTAGCTTTGGGAGCTTGGTTTTTACAGGTGATTGCAGCAAGTATTTTTGCACTTTTTGTTTTGTTGCCTTTGCATCCGCTTCCAGATAATGCTTTTCCGAAATTGGATGAAAAAAACGGACTTCCGTTCAGCTGGCTTCGCCATCAATTGGAAGTTACGAATGATTTAAAAGAAAATAATTGGTTTGTTAGAAATATGTTAGGGAATTTCAACTTTCACGTTGCCCATCATCTTTTTCCGAATTACAGTTATATGTATTATAACGAAATCACCGAGGAAATTGAGCAGTTTGCCAGAGAATATAATCTGGGTTACAAGCGATTTCCAATTTTTACTGCTTTAGGCAAACATGTTGATTTGCTGAAGCAAAATGCGAATAACGCTTATTTTATTTTAGAAGAATAA
- a CDS encoding homocysteine S-methyltransferase family protein, whose translation MKNSEQLYKALSERILILDGAMGTMLQRYKFEEEDYRGERFKDWEHPVKGNNDLLSLTQPEAIEEVHRKYLESGADILETNTFSGTTIAMADYYMEELVYELNYESAKIARKVCDEFTAKNPDKPRFVAGSIGPTNRTASLSPDVNDPGYRAITFEELRSAYKQQSEALLDGGSDILLVETIFDTLNAKAALFAIDEIQEERGIEIPIMVSGTITDASGRTLSGQTAEAFLISVSHLNLLSVGFNCALGANQLTPYLETLAHNSDFFVSAYPNAGLPNAFGQYDESPEFMAEQIREYVEKGLINIIGGCCGTTPEHIKAIADLVDKYEPRKVKNFV comes from the coding sequence ATGAAAAATTCAGAACAACTATACAAAGCATTATCCGAAAGAATTTTAATTCTCGACGGAGCGATGGGAACCATGCTTCAGCGATATAAATTCGAAGAAGAAGATTACCGTGGCGAGCGTTTTAAAGATTGGGAACATCCTGTAAAAGGAAATAACGACCTTCTTTCTCTTACGCAACCTGAAGCCATTGAAGAAGTTCACAGAAAATACCTCGAATCTGGAGCTGATATTCTGGAAACCAATACATTTTCCGGAACTACGATTGCGATGGCCGATTATTACATGGAAGAGTTGGTCTATGAACTAAACTATGAGTCTGCAAAAATTGCCAGAAAAGTTTGTGATGAGTTCACCGCTAAAAATCCGGACAAACCAAGATTTGTTGCCGGTTCTATTGGTCCTACGAACAGAACGGCGAGCTTAAGCCCGGATGTGAATGATCCTGGTTACCGTGCGATTACTTTTGAAGAGTTAAGATCAGCTTATAAACAGCAGTCAGAAGCTTTATTAGACGGCGGTTCAGATATTCTTTTGGTAGAAACCATTTTCGATACTTTGAATGCAAAAGCTGCATTATTTGCAATCGACGAAATTCAGGAAGAAAGAGGAATTGAAATTCCGATCATGGTGTCAGGAACGATTACCGATGCTTCAGGAAGAACGTTGAGCGGACAAACCGCAGAGGCTTTTTTGATCTCAGTTTCACATTTAAATTTATTAAGTGTCGGGTTCAATTGTGCTTTGGGAGCAAACCAATTAACGCCTTATTTGGAAACATTAGCGCATAATTCAGACTTTTTTGTTTCGGCATATCCTAACGCAGGTTTACCAAATGCTTTCGGGCAATATGACGAATCTCCCGAATTTATGGCTGAGCAAATCAGAGAATATGTAGAAAAAGGATTGATTAATATTATCGGTGGATGTTGTGGTACAACGCCGGAACACATCAAAGCAATCGCTGATTTGGTAGATAAATACGAACCAAGAAAAGTGAAAAATTTTGTATGA
- a CDS encoding O-succinylhomoserine sulfhydrylase, with protein sequence MSDNNQPKTNNEQLSTNFETLAIRTQTERTQFDEHSTPLYLTSSFVFEDAEDMRASFAEEKSKNLYSRFSNPNVTEFTDKIAKMEGAEAGYAFATGMAAIYSTFATLLNAGDHIVSCQSVFGSTHTLFTKYFPKWNIETTYFKAEDSENVEKYIQPNTKILYLETPTNPAIEVLDLEFFGKIAKKHNLIFIVDNCFATPYLQQPIKYGADIVVHSATKLIDGQGRVLGGVAVGREDLIREIYLFARNTGPAMSSFNAWVLSKSLETLAIRVERHCENALKVAEFLESHPNVELTKYPFLPSHPSYEIAKKQMKLGGNIVAFEIKGGIEGGRNFLDKIKMCSLSANLGDTRTIVTHPASTTHSKLSDEERNEVGITAGLVRCSVGLENVEDIIADLKQALD encoded by the coding sequence ATGAGCGATAATAATCAACCAAAAACTAACAACGAGCAACTGTCAACAAATTTCGAGACTCTTGCCATAAGAACCCAAACTGAAAGAACTCAGTTTGACGAGCATTCAACGCCTTTATATCTTACTTCAAGCTTTGTTTTTGAAGATGCAGAAGATATGAGAGCGAGCTTTGCCGAAGAAAAATCGAAGAATTTGTACAGCCGATTTTCAAATCCTAATGTTACAGAATTTACCGATAAAATTGCAAAAATGGAAGGCGCAGAAGCAGGTTATGCTTTCGCTACGGGAATGGCGGCAATTTATTCAACTTTTGCCACTCTGCTCAATGCGGGTGATCATATCGTAAGCTGTCAGTCGGTTTTCGGCTCTACGCATACGTTGTTCACAAAATATTTCCCAAAATGGAATATCGAGACCACTTATTTCAAAGCAGAGGATTCTGAAAATGTTGAAAAATACATTCAGCCCAATACAAAAATTTTATATCTGGAAACGCCGACCAATCCAGCGATTGAAGTCTTAGATTTAGAATTTTTCGGAAAGATTGCGAAAAAGCACAATCTTATTTTCATTGTGGATAACTGTTTTGCAACTCCATATCTACAGCAACCGATAAAATACGGTGCAGATATCGTTGTTCATTCAGCTACAAAATTAATTGACGGTCAAGGTCGTGTTTTGGGTGGAGTAGCGGTTGGTAGAGAAGATTTGATTCGTGAAATTTATCTTTTCGCAAGGAATACCGGACCAGCAATGTCGTCTTTCAATGCGTGGGTTTTATCTAAAAGCCTGGAAACTTTGGCAATCCGTGTAGAACGACACTGTGAAAATGCTTTAAAAGTTGCAGAATTTTTAGAAAGTCATCCGAATGTAGAACTAACGAAATATCCTTTCTTGCCATCTCATCCGAGTTATGAAATAGCTAAAAAACAAATGAAGCTGGGCGGAAATATCGTAGCATTCGAAATCAAAGGTGGTATTGAAGGGGGCAGAAACTTTTTAGATAAAATAAAAATGTGCTCACTTTCTGCCAATCTTGGCGATACCAGAACGATTGTCACGCATCCCGCATCAACAACGCATTCCAAGCTTTCCGATGAAGAAAGAAATGAAGTGGGAATTACCGCCGGTTTGGTTCGTTGCTCGGTAGGTTTAGAAAATGTAGAAGATATTATTGCAGATTTAAAACAGGCTTTGGATTAA
- a CDS encoding ACT domain-containing protein, whose product MKSNANEIKFLKNRSIIKFEGEDFLGEIGIDGRVFKALTFARISVGIISQQAVENGLSILVHEDDSEKAVNCLIEEFATERKSGKVTQIYSINNVSVIGFVAEDLNKILSELARNNVFPLLLNQNSSEKRINIVVTSSQDEKTKNIIESEIFKKPKTVHLAIIGHGNVGKTLIEQVLHSSEEIKRRKNIHLKVVAVANSRKIAFNKKGFDNQWSNEVFASEKTSNVDELINFSKENQLENLIVVDNTASTDFVKNYHALAENGFDLVSSNKIFNTLPIEEYRKLRYTLNKNNKRYLYETNVGAGLPLIDTIKLLHLSGENITRIKGVFSGTLSYVFNNFSLRDDKFSTIVNEALEKGFTEPDPREDLSGNDVARKLLILARELDLINEFNDINIQNLVPEALLSISKQEFLSRLEDLDDEYDRIKKNQEPGHVLRYVGDLHGDLQKEKGNLDVKLISVPATSALGQLKGSDSIFEIYTESYGENPIVIMGAGAGAKVTARGVFGDILRLSETK is encoded by the coding sequence ATGAAAAGTAATGCAAACGAAATAAAATTTTTAAAGAACAGATCGATCATCAAATTTGAAGGAGAAGATTTTTTAGGTGAAATAGGAATCGATGGAAGAGTGTTTAAAGCACTTACATTTGCGCGTATCAGTGTAGGAATAATTTCTCAGCAGGCGGTAGAAAACGGCTTGTCAATTCTTGTACATGAAGATGATTCTGAAAAAGCAGTAAACTGTCTGATTGAAGAGTTTGCTACGGAAAGAAAATCAGGAAAAGTTACTCAGATCTACAGTATTAACAATGTTTCTGTCATAGGTTTTGTGGCAGAAGATTTAAATAAAATACTTTCTGAACTGGCAAGAAATAACGTTTTTCCATTGTTGTTAAACCAGAATTCAAGCGAGAAACGTATCAATATTGTTGTGACATCTTCTCAGGATGAGAAAACTAAAAATATCATTGAATCTGAAATTTTCAAAAAACCAAAAACAGTTCACTTGGCAATTATCGGTCACGGAAATGTGGGAAAGACTTTAATAGAACAGGTTTTACATTCTTCGGAAGAAATTAAAAGAAGAAAAAATATACATCTGAAAGTAGTTGCTGTTGCTAATTCTAGAAAAATTGCTTTCAACAAAAAAGGATTTGACAACCAATGGAGCAATGAGGTTTTTGCTTCTGAAAAAACCTCTAATGTAGACGAATTAATTAATTTCTCAAAAGAAAATCAGCTTGAAAATCTAATTGTTGTTGATAATACAGCAAGTACAGATTTTGTTAAAAACTACCATGCTTTGGCAGAAAACGGGTTCGATTTAGTTTCTTCAAACAAAATTTTCAACACACTTCCAATCGAAGAATATCGTAAACTAAGATATACGTTGAACAAAAACAACAAGCGTTATTTGTATGAAACCAATGTTGGTGCAGGTTTGCCTTTAATTGATACGATAAAACTTTTACACCTTTCCGGTGAAAATATTACAAGAATAAAAGGTGTTTTTTCAGGAACATTGAGTTATGTATTCAACAATTTTTCTTTGAGAGATGATAAGTTTTCAACCATCGTTAATGAAGCTTTAGAAAAAGGTTTCACAGAACCAGATCCAAGAGAAGATTTATCAGGAAACGATGTAGCGAGAAAATTATTGATCTTGGCAAGAGAATTAGACTTAATTAATGAATTTAATGACATCAACATCCAAAACCTAGTTCCGGAAGCTTTATTGTCTATATCAAAACAAGAATTTCTTTCAAGGTTGGAAGACTTAGATGATGAATATGATAGAATTAAGAAAAACCAGGAACCGGGTCATGTTTTAAGATATGTGGGAGATTTGCATGGAGATCTACAGAAAGAGAAAGGGAACCTCGATGTAAAGCTGATTTCAGTTCCTGCAACTTCCGCTTTAGGACAGCTGAAAGGTTCAGATTCTATTTTTGAAATCTATACCGAAAGTTATGGTGAAAACCCAATCGTTATCATGGGAGCCGGAGCCGGAGCAAAAGTAACGGCAAGAGGCGTTTTCGGAGATATTTTAAGATTAAGTGAAACCAAATAA
- a CDS encoding alpha/beta fold hydrolase produces the protein MKTELQHINFLYKTDSLREYHIPLSYHLFGKELFSAPIILVNHALTGNSNVTGEKGWWKQLIGENQIIDTNKYTVLCFNIPGNGYDDFFIDEYSDFTPSDIANIFLKGLESLNIKNLYALIGGSLGGGIGWEMLSKKPDLAEIFIPIACDSKTHDWLHAQCLVQKFLLNGNDEPLQKARIHAMLCYRTPQSLNDRFQNKFNPEKQQLESEDWLTYHGNSLAERFSLKSYQLMNHLLMNINANENMLKKIQARMHMISVDTDLFFPASEIRSGFEKLKENKEDVFYHEIKSVHGHDAFLMEYSQLNNIINNIL, from the coding sequence TTGAAAACAGAACTGCAACATATTAATTTTTTGTACAAAACCGATTCTCTAAGAGAATATCATATCCCGTTAAGCTACCACCTTTTCGGGAAAGAACTCTTTTCAGCACCTATCATTTTAGTAAATCATGCCTTAACCGGAAACTCGAATGTTACCGGAGAAAAAGGTTGGTGGAAACAACTGATTGGCGAAAATCAGATAATTGACACAAATAAATATACTGTACTCTGCTTCAATATTCCCGGAAATGGATATGACGATTTTTTTATTGACGAATATTCAGATTTTACCCCTTCAGATATTGCAAATATATTTCTGAAAGGTCTCGAATCTTTAAATATTAAAAACTTATACGCCCTGATTGGAGGATCTTTAGGTGGGGGAATCGGTTGGGAAATGCTTTCGAAAAAACCGGATTTAGCCGAAATTTTTATTCCCATTGCCTGTGATTCCAAAACTCATGATTGGTTGCATGCTCAATGTCTCGTTCAGAAATTTTTATTAAATGGAAATGATGAACCATTACAAAAAGCGAGAATCCATGCAATGTTGTGCTACAGAACTCCTCAGTCTTTAAACGACAGATTTCAAAATAAATTCAACCCAGAAAAACAACAGTTAGAATCTGAAGACTGGTTGACTTATCATGGTAATTCTCTTGCCGAAAGATTTAGTTTAAAATCTTATCAACTAATGAATCATTTACTAATGAATATTAATGCAAACGAAAATATGTTAAAGAAAATTCAGGCACGAATGCACATGATCTCTGTAGATACAGATCTATTTTTTCCTGCCTCTGAAATCAGAAGTGGCTTTGAAAAGCTAAAGGAAAATAAAGAAGATGTTTTCTATCACGAGATCAAATCAGTTCATGGGCACGATGCCTTCTTAATGGAATACAGTCAATTAAATAATATCATAAATAACATTTTGTAG